The DNA segment cttaacaaaatggggtagttgaaaggaagaacataaccttAGTTCAAATAgttaggacaatgctgagtgagaataggcttccaaagtatttataGGGTGAAGCTAGGGTTGTCAAAATGGATAAATGGATTGactcaattcatttaatatatgAATTGATACAACTCGATTCATTTAATAAATGAGTTGGAtgacccatttaataaatgggtggATATGACACAACTCATTTATTAAATGAGTTATATGAATTGACTCATTTAACccaattaattaaatctaagcaatttttgatttaaatacaatgaaaattaaaaatcaacatatttaattcatttaacccGATTaactaaatataattaaaaatttaaacaaaaaaaatgtaaaaacggaaacaacattaaaaaaaaggatACGTTAGATGTGAACAATGACATAAGGGATGGTTCCTGGCAGTCGTGGGTGTTGGCACCTCGTGCCTTCTGCCACTGTCTCTAAacagaaaaagtaaaaaaaaaaatatgaaaacataaacaaaggttaaaaacacaaaaacatgaaaaacgttaaaaacacgaaaaacttgaaaaatatggaaaacatgaaaaaatgcaAATAAACAAACTATTAAGACAcgaaaaaagttgaaaaaatgtggaaaacgtgaaaaaacataaacaaactattaaaaacacgaaaacgttacaaaaataaaatttgaaaaaatgtgaaaaacacgaaaaacataaaaaaatgtggaaaacactaaaaaagtgaaaaacacgaaatctgaagaaaaaaattaactttgaaaaagcgaaaatgtgaaaaaatgcgtTATTaacgttttttcacgtttttgtgtttttggtgttttcatgtttttttttgtgtttgttcacatttttgcatttttcgcgttttgtcacgtttttgtttttgttttgtgttttttcgcgttttcacaaTGTCTCACTTTCTTCCATTGTTcatttttttcgtgttttcacattttcgtgttttttcatgttttgtatttttcgtgttattcacgcttttttatttttcgtgttttgtcatgtttttgtgttttttttgcattttcgaGGTTTCAggttttttttcgtttttttttgttttttgtttttcgtttttcacatttttatgtttttctcacgttttttatttttcgtattttgtcactttttcatgttattcactcttttcattttttttaaaattaacccttaaatacATTAAGTTTCTAACTAATTTTccgctttttattttttagtttttttccatttttctcgattttctgtttttcatgatttatcattttttcataaattattAAATGAGTTAATTGAGTCAACCCAATTAACTCATGACCCAACCCATTTATTATATGAGTAAGGTGGGTCGACTCGTTTATGACTCAATACATAAATGGGTCAACTCTAATTCGTTTAATTACGAGTTAAACGAGTCGTTAAATGAGTTATGAtccattttgacacctctaggtgaagctgtcaacacagcttgctacatactcaatagggccttagttagacctatacttaaattgcgttcgtctcagttcatgaaccgaaaaacttctcagaagctgagcacgatgaattctggataaacgctatgcaagaggaacttgatcaattcaagagaaacgaagtatgggagctagtgcctaaaccgaagaatcaaaagaccataggaacaaaatgggtattCCGCAATAAGCTATATGGATTAGTTTCAGACCGCCACCTTTAGGCGTGCCCATCTTTTCACCCACCGGACACCTCATTCACTGAAGTCAAGACTGTTGCTTTCTAAAATTGCTAAAGAAAGTCCTAACACAGATGCACAACAAGCATTGACAAAACAAAAGTCTTCTCCCAATAGCTCGAGTTTCATTGACGCCAAAGCTCCCACAATCTCATACACAATAAATGACACTCTTGAAGATTCCGAGAAGATAGGAAGTCTTCATACCAATCAATACATAAATCTGTCCCGGGAACCTGATGATCAATCCTCAAAAAATGTCAGAACCTAGTCAAATAAACACAATCCATAAATAGATGGACCGAATGTTCACCCATTGATTTACATACGCTGCAGACATTATCATTCAGCAAACCTCTGTTGCCAAGAGCATCTTTAATtgcaataaaaaattacatgccCTCCAAACAAATAGTTTTACACGTGACAGAATTGTGAATGACCACATCCTCGCCCAAGCCAAAACTTGAGCAGCTCCTGTACCAGTGACATTCTCCCATGTAACACGATAATCTGAGCGGATTACAATCTTTTTTTATCGAAATGCTAAATTAGTCTATCATTAACTTTCACATTCCCAACTGGTAATAATAGGATAGACCGAAATCTTCCTGAAATCTTCTATTCGAAGAATCGAGACTCACAAAAATTCGGTGCCCATTTTTAATTTGGAAATTGAGGGAGTAATAAGCAAGGATAAAGAccaaaattttggataaattAGGGGCAATAATGATTTAAGCCaatgaaaaaataataacaagCCTTAATTATTCTTAAAGGAAACTATATCGCACACGTGAAAGAAAGgggaaaaggaaaataaaaaagctGGGCTGGAAGAAGGAAAACAGAATACCAAAACTCAGTAATGGCGCTCGCATCTCACCTTATTACTCTTTCTTTTCCTCtcaaatcttcttcttcttcttccgctttCTCTCCTCTCTACCCTCTCTCTACCACCTGctctttcagactcaatgataTCCATCGAAAAACCATCATCGGCGTCGATGCCGATAAACGACACCGCATCTCTGTCTTAGCTatgtcttcttcctcctcctcctcttcctcctcctttgGCTCTAGGCTTGAAGAGAGCATCAAGAAGACCGTGGAAGATAACGCAGTCGTTGTCTATTCCAAGACTTGGTGCTCGTAAGTGAAAATCTCTTTAATTTATCCATCATTGAGGTGATTTCTATCTCATTTGATTTAATTGCAAGATAATCTGTTTTGGGATTTGGATTGAAGTTATTCATCTGAGGTGAAATCGTTGTTCAAGAAGCTCGGGGTGCAACCATTGGTTGTAGAATTGGACGAATTGGGTATGTGAGCCTTCAATTTTTACATTACAATTGTGTATTTGTGTTTCTTATTTGGATATTATCTGAAATAGTTCAAATTAAGCGTTGTTCGTTTGTTTGCATTGGAATCTCTGGTTTCAAGGGATCTTTGTGTTCCTCGTGATGGAAAAATTACAGCGGATGTTCTCTTTTCTATGCAATTGCTATAACTGTTAAATTGTTGTTACAAACATATTCTGAAGAGCCAAATATGATATCTGATATCATTATACATGATGTGAATTGCGTGTCatgttttgaatttttaaattgaaCAGACCTCGCATAAGTTTTAAGGAGTTTTTCCTTTCAGGCGCTCAAGGGCCACAATTACAGAAGACACTGGAAAGGCTCACTGGACAACACACTGTTCCAAATGTATTTATTGGTAAGCAATGCTTTCACTTTTAGCTCCTTAAAATGTTCTTATTGGAAATTATTTCCTCCTGTAAATCAAATCAGAGGTTATTGGGAATGAGGTGAAGCTGGAAACTGCCTGATGAACATATTTGAGGCCTCTTTTCTTACACACGATACATTTGTGTATTAGCAAACTAGGACAGCCAAGTCCCAACTTTTTATGTCTACTTTTTCTTGGTACTTCATGAACAACTAAGTCGAACCTTATCTGTCCCCtctttattttttcattatctATTAATGAAGAATTGAGTGGAAGTTTATATCAATGCAAATTTGTGCTTGAAAAAACTCCATAATGTGCGCTTTTACCAAATCTGTAAACATGTTAATACTTATTTTCCCATCAGTTAGGCTCTTTAAGAGATGCTTTTATTCACTCATAACTTCGTAAGGCTCTCTGGGGATTCCTGTCACTATAATTTGTCAAACATAGATTTGTGCATCACTTGCTCGAAAGTGAGAATATTCCTGTATTTGAGAGTACATGAGAGGTTGTATGCAATCAAGATTCAGTTTGCTGACACATTAGTCACACTAGCTTCCATGATCAGTAGAAGGTATTAATATCCGAGTAGATGAATCGGATTGAAGCCAGTGTGGGATCAGTTTGACCAGGGCTCAAATCAGACTTTACCGAGCAATGAGAAAAGCCGGTCGGCTTATAGTCATTCCTACAACTTGGTGTTTGTCTTTAATCGATTGCTTCCGTCACTCCTATCTGGTCGAACCAGTTTGTGGATAAAATGAGGGCTGAACTTCGCGTCTTTCAGGCAGTGTCACTTTGCCCCAAGCTATTAAATTCTTTGCGTTGGCTTAAACTTGGTAAACAGGTTCCAGGTCAACAAGTTTGGTGAGAGAGGTGACTCCTTGCCGATGGGAATACAATGTATTGTACTCTTTTGGCTGTTGAGGTGCTCACAAAATCATTTGCTGGACAGAAGGTTTCAACTGTCCAGTTTACATCTTAATAGTGTTGCAGAGATGTACAAGTCCACTGAAATTTCCAGATGGCCTGTAGACATGTTTTGGGTTAATGTTTCTTTTCAGTGTGAACCATGTTGACATGAGTGATATTTTGAACTGGAAGTTACTCACACCTGAGACTATAAGCTTTATGACAAAATTGGATGTCTCGCCATCGTCTAAGAACTGAAGTTGCTGACTCTAATAATTAGCAACGTACAGCCTGTAGAACACATTACATGCTTATTGGTATAAGTCTGTGTCACAATGCATGTCTTAAGCAATGTTTAAAAGATAATTTTGGTTGGTACCTTGTAGTGCTAGGTTCCTTCAACCAATGCATATTAATTTTGCATGTGCATGATTTATATGAATCGCACACGCATGCTGACGCACAAACAATCAAGCATGCTTGCAATTGCAGGTAAAGAGAGATGTTATGACTTATGACTTGTCCCGTATATGCTCCATCCACATAACAGAAAAGATTCAGCTGATGTGTATGTGGATTAGTATGAATTTGTCTTTTGTCCATCTGGTTATCCAAAAGAAACAACACGGGAATCTCTTTTTTTCCTTAAAACAATGTTGTTGTCTTATGAAATTCCCCTTCCAGTATCCATTCACTTAGATTTTCATTGCTAACAAATAAATTTTTCTTACCTGTGTTCAGGGGGAAAACACATTGGAGGCTGCACAGGTACATTCTACTAGCAGTCTCTGCGCTTATATTACTTACCAATTTTTGCTTGATGGTATACATTACAAGTATCATTAGTTCATCAAGTAGTCGTAAAAGCAACACACGTCGATGTGTCTTTTATCACTGTTTCTATTCCATAAACTTTTGCCACCCCTAGATTCGTCCTTTTCATATACCCTAACATTCTATTTCTTTATTAGCGTTCTGAATTTTGTTCTCCTAGTGTTACTGGACCAACAATTTACTTGTTACAGCATTATCCTTTAAATTGGTATCACTTTAGTGCAGGCATGGTAGATTGCCTCCAACAATATGTTATACCACCACCAAAATAAGCTCCCGTTGATCAATAGAGACGAAACTAACCTTTGGTAATTAATATTGCTTAATGTGTTCTTATGCAGACACTGTGAAGCTATACCGGAAAGGAGAACTTGAAGCATTGTTGTCAGAAGCAAATGCTAAGAGTACATAGGGGTAAAAACCTATCTTTTTGCTGTTGAAAAATCCAATCTCCTAGCAAATTTCAAACTTTTCAAGAAGAGTTGCCACTTCCTGATTCTTGCAGCAGTGTTTAATTTGGACTTGCTTCAAGTTTCTATTCCTCTATATTAATCTCTTCATGTTGGTAGTATATTATTTCATTAAAATTTATTGTTAAATAATTTGCATCAATTTTACTTTGCATTTTGTAAATCTAAATATCTATTTAACTTCCTATATATGGATGGGTCTGATGCTTCTTCATTGCCTTTTCTGGTTGTATTTGAACTTGTGGTTTTTccaaattacaataataaacaccTTGAACATAATTTCTGTGACAAAATGTTACCCAAATATTGAGATTCTAGGAAAAAGTTGATGCATTTccatcaaacttttttttttttcaacttttGGGTATTTATTAGCCTTGTCTATGATGTTGCTGATGCAATAAACATTTCTCTACAACGTTTGAAATAAGGCAACATTTCATCATAATGAGGAAGGTTTTCTTTAATGACA comes from the Euphorbia lathyris chromosome 5, ddEupLath1.1, whole genome shotgun sequence genome and includes:
- the LOC136229442 gene encoding glutaredoxin-C5, chloroplastic-like isoform X1, with the protein product MALASHLITLSFPLKSSSSSSAFSPLYPLSTTCSFRLNDIHRKTIIGVDADKRHRISVLAMSSSSSSSSSSFGSRLEESIKKTVEDNAVVVYSKTWCSYSSEVKSLFKKLGVQPLVVELDELGAQGPQLQKTLERLTGQHTVPNVFIGGKHIGGCTDTVKLYRKGELEALLSEANAKST
- the LOC136229442 gene encoding glutaredoxin-C5, chloroplastic-like isoform X2 → MALASHLITLSFPLKSSSSSSAFSPLYPLSTTCSFRLNDIHRKTIIGVDADKRHRISVLAMSSSSSSSSSSFGSRLEESIKKTVEDNAVVVYSKTWCSYSSEVKSLFKKLGVQPLVVELDELGAQGPQLQKTLERLTGQHTVPNVFIDTVKLYRKGELEALLSEANAKST